CGATAACAGAGACCCCAGGACCCGCCAGACTTTCAAGCATTGGGCGTAAAAAGGGATAGTGGGTACAGCCTAAAACAATGGTATCAGCTTTTTTATCCAGTATTGGCTGCAGAAAGGTTCTCAGTTTTTCTTCTGTTTCCGGTGCATTCAGTTTCCCAGACTCAATTAACTCCACAAGTCCTGGGCAGGGTTGGGTGATAACCTCAGTTTCCTCTGCATATCGCTTAACCAGAGAGGAAAAGCGATCACCGGCAATGGTTACACAGGTGGCCAGCACACCAATTTTACCATTGCGTGTTGCAGCTACTGCCGGTTTAACACCCGGTTCCATACCAACTACTGGAACTTTTAAAAATCGACGTAGATATTCCAAGCCCGCAGAAGAAGCGGTGTTACAGGCAACTACTATTAATTTGCAGCCTTGGGAAACTAAAAACTCGCCGATTGCTTTTTCACGCTGTCGGATTGTTTGGGGATCTTTGTCCCCGTAAGGGCAGTATGCTGAATCAGCATAA
This genomic interval from Desulforamulus reducens MI-1 contains the following:
- the murI gene encoding glutamate racemase is translated as MSQRAPIGVFDSGVGGLSVARDIRKLLPLEDIIYYADSAYCPYGDKDPQTIRQREKAIGEFLVSQGCKLIVVACNTASSAGLEYLRRFLKVPVVGMEPGVKPAVAATRNGKIGVLATCVTIAGDRFSSLVKRYAEETEVITQPCPGLVELIESGKLNAPETEEKLRTFLQPILDKKADTIVLGCTHYPFLRPMLESLAGPGVSVIDTGQAVAKQVSRVLSACNLAKNSGPLGTEQFYTSGNQTEVEEVIRTLWLRDNISVKTLPLNVK